The genome window AAGTGCTGGAATAAATGATGCTTGAAGGAAAGGATGCTGAAAGACGGGGAGGAGGAATAAAAGGGTAAAATGTAAGAGAAATTTCCCATGGATAAAtcacagccccctccccagagaAGAGAATTGCCGTTCTAAATGGGAATGCAGTGGATCAAATGTAACATGGGCTGCAACAAGGCTGAAAATATCTATTaaggcaggagaaggcaggaatTACTATGAGAATTGTAAGGAGGCTAAATGGGGAGACAATAGTAGATTACAATGGAAGAATCATTAACGTTCCAGAGAAGGCTATTAATAGAGTTCCTTAAAGATCAGCCTAgagataaattttatttaatggtTTTCATTAGTGATCTTGGCTCATAAAACAGGAGTTTCTCTAAGACAATGTACTGGTGAGAAACTTGGGAGAAGTTTTGAACTGGACAAGAGACTAAGTACTACGCAAGAACCAGAGGATCCGAAGATCGACAGAAACACAACGGGCTGGCACAAGTTCATACGCTTAGAGGCTAACAGCAAAAATTGCTACTCTAAGCAGCTGAAAACACCATAGGAAAAATATCTGGCTTTTAGGGAACCCCAGGATGACTGCAACAAAACAAACGCAACCTGACAAGTCTTCACAGCAGAGAGAGCATCCATCAGAGCACTAGCACTGCTGGAAGAGGCACTAGAAGAATGACCCAGAAGCGATGCCCTACTCCGGTCCCTCACTATCAGGAGGGTGATTTTTGAACCAGGAACAGGTCCAGGCTGTGATAATGAGGATAATCAGGTAAACGTAAAAGCTGCCTGGTgagacagggctggaagggTATCATTTATTCAGGCTATTGCTAGAAAGGCTGCCATGGGAAACAGCTGCTCCACTCGTAAATCAGGGATAGTAATGAACTCACTCTGCCAAAACGCAACAGGAGCAGAAGACACAGGACCTGGCATTAAAGGTGGCTGCTAGTGACCTGGGCAGAAAACCAGGGGCAGATGTGGAGTGCCAGAGGGACGATGCTCCAGGAGAGAGCCCCAAGCTGGGTGCATTGCCCCGGGGGACTGCGCTCTGACCTCACTGCCCCCCATCTACACCAGCCCTCCAGCCTACTTCTCCTGCAAAGCCATGTCCGGAAGTTGTGATCACTCGGGGGAATGCTTCCACAAAATAATTTGGCTGAGGGATACAGGAAAGTCTCTCACATCCCCACCACGGTTGGGATTGCAACATCCAGCATCTGAGCTGGCAGGTCCTGCCCCATCCCGTGGAGGAGCAAATTCTCGAGGGTTTGCAGGCAGCCGAGCTCCACAGCACGTGTGCAGGGAGGGTGCCCGTGTTCGGGCTTTGAGAGCCATTGAGAGCCCAGCTCTACCTGGGCTCctctgcagggatggggacacctCTGTCCCCTTCACTTGGGGAcccctgctccttccttccccagctcagcccagtgGCTCCATATCTCTCTTGGAAATATTTCTACTCCCTGCccaggggggggaaaaaaaagtgcgCGTTTCTTGCCCTGAGCTCATTAGAAAAAgcaataagaaacaaaactacTTCTGGCCAGGTCTGCAGCACAGATCTGCACCGGGGGCTGCCCCGTGGCACTGCCTGCACCGTGGCGGGCGCCAAGCACACCGACACACCCGGAGCTGGGACCCACCAGCAGAGCCCGAGCTGAGCCCCAGCAGAGCCCACGcaagctgctggcagcaggagcaggttgTTGATGTGTGGTGAAGCGGCCACGTAGGAGGCTGAGATCCACCCCCAGTGTTTTTTAAGTGTGCTACTCCCCCTATAATTTATCCTGCCGTTTCCACATGTTGGGAGCCATGAAAAAACATCCCTTTCACTTGGAAATGCCCTTCTCCAAGAACAACCTGTTCTTGCCGTTGCCGTCAGCGGGCAGGCAGCGCTCAGCTTGTTCCTCACTCCTTTTGTGTGTGAACAAAGAGCTTTCCACGGCAAGAGCCTGTGCTGCAGCGGGAGGTGAGGAACCGCTCCGCACGCTGCTGCCGTGGCTGAAAGCATTGCATCCCTCTCCCGACGGCCTTAATCCCAGCGCCCAAATTGAATGGACCCCCTGTCTGGCAATGAGTTTGCTGTGCTCAGCAGAAGGCGTTGCACTGGCCAGTTCATCTCTCATCACTCACTTTCAATTCCTTTAgaagcagcagggctgcaggtaTCATCTCTAATCTCACCGGTCCAGCCCCCATCACTCCACCATATGGCTTCTAGCAATCAGTGGTTATTTTTCATGCAGTCTCCCCAGTTCACTCCCTCCCTTGGTCCCCATGCCTTTAACCTTGAATCAAAGACATAAAATCACGTGAAGAGTATTTCAGCCTGCTCCACATACTTATCTTGTTCTTGCAGGGCGAGTTTAACTTTAAAATCTCACCTCTGTCCTCTGCCAAGGCTGgaccttttcctttcctggagtttcttttgttttctccatctCCGCAGCCTGTTGCACCCTGCGAAGAATCAGCTCTACCCTCCTCGCAAGCCTGTGCACCACCAGGGATGGCTTCACTGCCGCTCCGTGGGCTGCGGAGAGCCTGGGGAGCTGGGTCCTGCACAGCTCTCCCCCACCAGCACATCAGGGAGGATGGGGAGACCCGTCACCTCACCTGGGAAGCGCATGGGGGGAGACCACAGCTGTGGCACAGGCAGCTCCATGGGTGTCCCTTTAGGCACCTTCCCGACACGGGTGTTGCTTGCAATCACACAGGAACTAAGTCCCCTTTGAATCTAGTAGCAGCGCGGTCCTGGAGACCACCATAATCAGCAGCTAAAAGCTCTTTTGGAGGTTAGAGGGGTTTGCTGTGTTGTTTCTGCCCTTGCAAAATAcgtttttttgttatttatatcCAGACAGAAAATAGCCATAAAGAGTAAGTCTACAAGGGCTGCTCTCCACTCTGTGTCCCTGTCCCACGGCAGGAGCAGCTCCATCCAAACTCTCCCTGAAAAACAAACCTCCGTGATGCCCTTCAGCTGCTGGGAACAGGACGGATAAAGCTGTCAGAGCCCTTTccagccacctcctccccagGACATTGCATCACGGGCAAATGGGTTCCTCTTTCCTCCCAGGGCCCTGACCAGAGCAAGGATTTCCCCTCCAGGCTGCAGGAGCCAGCGTGGTTGCTGACGGCAGGGACCAACACAAGGCACGGGCTGCCGCAAAGTGCAGATACAAAGGCAAAGTTTAATGAGACTTACAGCCACAGCTGAGCTTCAGAAATTACATAGTGGTGACTAATTTTGCTAGATTGCATAAGAAAAGCACACTGCTTTCTCAGGAAAACTCTTTCctcacatcctcccagtcctcGTTTTTATCATAAGCCTGTAGGAACTCATTGCCTCTCAAATCCCTGCCCTTCTCTCAACAATCCTCTGTTACGTGGGCACCcttggggctggaggaggccaGCTGGCAGGGACACACGTGCCTGGCTGCCAAGGGACTTTGCAATTCAGGTATAAGCTGGCTAGAGCATCCAAGGAGGTGTAGACACCCCAtttctggaggggtttgaggGGCAGCTCCAAGGAACTTTGCCCACTGCAGCTCTGAGttggtgttttctttgcagGTTGTCCTCGGTAGATGGCAAAGCTCTGTTCCTGCTGGAGCACTGCTGACTGCTGTCACCAACCAAACATGCAGAGCTCGTGAGACCTCACAGGACCTGGCCCCATGGTCActcagagggaaggagaaggcaggagaggaaaagagcagtTGAGACCCACCAGCAGCTGCCATGGGAGATCGGCTCCACCACTGAGCTCCCAGATGCGGCCAATGGGCACAAGCGAGTCACAGGGCCTCATTTTTCCCTAGACTGTGTCATTCCTAGCATACAAGGCTGAACACGTGAATTGACTCTGCAATGTTCTCCAAGGTCACTGTAGACCCAGCGTCACTTTGGAAAGGGCTCTAGGGCTGCCTGGTAGAGGCTCACTCCAAGTAGCTTTGGAACCTGTGCGAGCAGGACTGCTCCACCCATGCGACTCCACTATGGATCCGTGTTACAACCATACAAGCTCTCAACAAAGGATGGACTtctccctccagctgctggtcGGGTCCTGCCTCGCCATCCTCATCGTGATCACTCTCTGCGGTAACATCATCGTCTGCCTGGCTGTCACCCTTGACCGCCGGCTCCGCAGCTTGACGAACTGCATCATCGTCTCCTTGGCCATCACTGACCTGCTGCTGGGCGTCCTGGTGCTGCCGTTCTCCGCCTTCTATGAACTCGCCAAAGAGTGGCCCTTTGGCAGCACTTTGTGCAACATCTACAGCAGCCTGGACGTCATGCTGTGCACAGCTTCCATCCTCAACCTCTTCATGATCAGCCTGGACCGCTACTTTGCTGTCACCACCCCACTCCGCTACACTCAGCTGGTCACTCCTTTCCGGGTGGCTGTGGGTTTGGTTGTTATTTGGACCGTGTCACTGATGGTCTCCTTCCTACCCATCCACCTGGGCTGGAACACCAATGGGACAGCAGTCCAAAACACAGTCCCAAACTGCAACAAGGAGTGCACGCTGGAGGTGAATCCTGTGTACGGGCTAGTGGATGCCTTGCTCACCTTCTACATCCCTTTGGTCGTCATGTGTATCACCTATTACCGGATATTCAAGATAGCGAGGGAGCAAGCCAAGAGGATAAACCATGCgtggtgctgcagcagcaacaccccCATGCCGCCCATGGTGAAAGAGCACAAAGCCACCGTGACACTGGCGGTGGTGTTGGGGGCGTTCATTGTGTGCTGGTTCCCCTATTTCACAGTGTTCACGTACCGGGGCATGTGGGG of Nyctibius grandis isolate bNycGra1 chromosome 10, bNycGra1.pri, whole genome shotgun sequence contains these proteins:
- the HRH2 gene encoding histamine H2 receptor; the encoded protein is MDPCYNHTSSQQRMDFSLQLLVGSCLAILIVITLCGNIIVCLAVTLDRRLRSLTNCIIVSLAITDLLLGVLVLPFSAFYELAKEWPFGSTLCNIYSSLDVMLCTASILNLFMISLDRYFAVTTPLRYTQLVTPFRVAVGLVVIWTVSLMVSFLPIHLGWNTNGTAVQNTVPNCNKECTLEVNPVYGLVDALLTFYIPLVVMCITYYRIFKIAREQAKRINHAWCCSSNTPMPPMVKEHKATVTLAVVLGAFIVCWFPYFTVFTYRGMWGDSRVKGTPMSIVLWLGYANSALNPILYGTLNRDFRLAYQHLLHCWRTGGPRSSHLPPLQKAQARGRSCRQGQGRQKSKALKLEMRNGKEILLTDGALKSSRAFP